The genomic interval CAGGTCTTTGGACTTTCTCACAGCAATCTGATGGGTCTTTACATCCTCACTGATCATGTAGTGGGTCTTGCAGACTCCCTGAGTTCCAGCCTTTGAGAATGAAATAGATTTAGCTAACATGTCAGGTCAGAAATGAACACCACCGATGATGATTATCACTCATGTTTACCTCATGCAGCTCATACACATTCTGTGTGTTCTTGAGGTTGAGCTGAAGGATGTTGAGGATACCTCTGTGCAGATTCAGAACAGTAGCAGAGACTCCAGCAGGGGCAAATATTTTACCTACCACACCGTTAGCATACTCATATTTGATGGGAATGACAAGCTGAGCATTTAGTGCTGAGGTGAGCTTTGCAGCAGGTTTAAAAGCATCCTGAGGCCAGATACCAGTGTACTCGAAGAGCTGAGGGTCCAAGAGCTGTGGGTAAAAGAATTGCAACATTTAGTTTCAGTCTGTGTATGCCTGGCTTGTTAACACCTTCCATCCAAGAAAGAATATATTTACCTTAAGGAGGAAGGTATTCTGTGCTACAGCACTGATGCGAACCTTGCTGCTGATTTTTACACCAGCCTTGGCCAGACCCTCCTGAGGCAGACCTCCCAAGAGCAAACCCTCGTATTTGTATACATAGGTCTTACCTGCAGCAAACTCTGGAACTTAcgaaatattttacagtaaattacTATGAAATAAAGTACCAATGTGTCCCTACTATTTTAAAGCATTCTTAGAAATTACTACTTACCAAGGGTAACTTGATGACTTGCTAAATGGAAAtaggaataaatgtttttactATAGTCATATTCTAAACTGTTGTGATATCTTTAAgtatttgaatttattaatttttttggcAAATTATAAGAAAAACAATGGCTTACCCACAAGGGCCACAGTCAAGGCAAGCACAACTGCTCTCATGGCTGATGGTTTGTAATGAATCCACCAAGAACCCgtgtttttattgtgtgaaATTTGCTGATTAAGTTTTACCTTTGGTAGATTATTAACTCGTCTGATATACCGTAGACTAGATATGATTTGATAGCTGATAGAAAGTAATCATTCTGGGTCAGGTTAACTTACCCTTCTGTCATGTTGAGCCAGAACCAATGTCCAGAAATAAGTTCCAGtacttttttttggttttgttaattttttgtttttcttaaaattgcatttttttttaaataaaagaataccTTAATCAATAGATACAAAGTCATCTCAATCAATTATAGTGAATATTTGTTTGAAAATAAATTGTGTAACTCGCAGCTTTCCTCAGCATACTGTatacaatattaaataataaacacttgaTTTTGAGATACACTAACTGCAGATCCATAGTTAATGAATCCACCCAACAGTCAGTCTCTACCATCACCCTCATAGtgtaatattatattgtatattgtatatattatattgtaatattaacattttattccAACATTAAGTTAACTGCTATAAATTTaactatataattttttaaacatttgagcACAAGGTTATTCTGAGTACAAAGTTATAATGTTATTTTGATAATTTGGAATATTTAGAACACATATTACAAAAGGAATAGTGGAGTAGAGTGACCTGAACCTCATAACTAGAATAGCATGACCTGAACCGCACCACTGCCCTGTTcagttaaacatttatacagttGCCTAATCAGGTTTTTTTCCACCAGAAGGCACAATTTTCTTCAAATTCAAACAGAATtgatttaatcattttcatttattataacAAATTTTTCTACCAATTAGCCCATTAAAAAGGTAATGAATGATTTGCTAGCTTTCCATGAGGACATCACTCATGTACACATGTAAATGCATGCATCTTAGCCATAatgaaaaatttaataaaagatatttttttgcatgtaCCCAAAGGAGAGATTTGAGGCTTTGATGATATTTAACAGTATTTAACGTTAAGTGAATCATTAATTTAATCATCTCAACTctgccaaaaaataaaattaaagaaatattttttttctttttatagataattctctttgctttttttgttcaCTATATCCTCTCTTATAGCCTGCTAAAAGTAAttcatacactaccagtcaaaagtttggacacaccttctaatcccatggtctttcctgatgtttatttctttctacattgtaaaacaatgctgaaggcggccgaaatccacaataatgtcctttgaacagttgatattgagatatgtctgctactgacgctctgtaaagccttcataacgcctctaatctgaggtgctgttaattggtgatttctgaggctggtcactctaaatgaacttctcctctgcagcagaggtcagttttggtcttgctttactgggatggtcttcatgtgagccagtttcatcatggtgcttgatgggttttgcaaatgcacttgacaatactgttcttgcaagaactattccagaacacctgaccttcgtgtcttaaaataacaactgactgtttttgttgtcattacatatggattactgaagtccatgtgtgttatttcatagttttgaaatctccagtattgctctagaatgtagaaaataaatccctaaacaaaaaacactgaattaaaaggtgtgtcaaaacttttgactggtagtgtctATGTATTCATCAAGTATTCCCAACATGAATattgaaaatagaaaaaaaaaacacacacacaaaagaatgtTGCCCACTGGTTGAGTTTCTGTATTTCCCAGAGCTGAATGCCTCATTTGATCACTTTAATGGGCAATGCCTTATACAAACAGCATTAGATATAGACCTTTTTCCTGCTGAACAAAGTAAGTATACATTTTCTTTTGACATAAAAGTCAAGAATTCTAAAATGGCAAATTAAAACAAAGTTATGCATAATGTATTGTTGCAAAAACATGTTTAacacaaaatagaaaataaacactaaactgatatttctaataattataattaataattcttATTAATTGCTGAACATGAACATATGATAAACTTTATGCTTAATCACCAATATCAAGAACACTTATTTCtaagaaatatgaaaaaaaattaaaaaaaaatcttatgaTGTAAACTGATGTAGTACACACAGTGTGAACAGataatacaaaaacaaagtgtGAATAGATATAAATGAAGATATAAACAGATAGTttagatgtaaacagatataaatgtaaacagattaTACAAATGCTAATACAAATTGCATTATACAAACAGAAAATGCAATTGTAATACATGTTAGTGCAAGACACAAGTCTAacagaaatgtaattttttttacacaatataagaataaataaaaactttgaaATTAGCAAAAATATGGATTGCATAGCTTCACAGACTCTTCTTAGATTAACACCAAGAATCAAAAAAGACCACAGGCCACAGGGTGCAGAGTGCATGTCTCCATGACCAAGACTCAGATACAGTATGTGCAGAACAGAACTAGCTGGACAGCAAACACGTACATCATGGATGATGCCCTTCTGACCGTTCCCATTCTCTTGGGGTTGGATTTTATCATGAAGACTGCAGCAGTGCTGGATGTAGCTAACAACAGCTATAGACTCCCTGCAGGACAAGGGTATCAGaatcattcatttatacacCATCAGGAACAACCAGAGTTAACAAACAATAACCTATAGCTAGATTCAGTAGTGACAGTAGTATTGTGCCATACCACCTGAACTAGTAATTCAGTGCATAAAACCAGTGCCCCTTGTAACATGTCCTCCTCCCAGGGGGATTCCAACAACCAGCAGGAGTTGTTAAGAAGCTAATGGAAGCATGGCCATTCGTCACTTCCAATATACTGGATGAGACTGTCATTGTAAGGCACCACATCTGTACCACTGAAGAAGTACCAATGAAAAGCAGAGCATACAAGGTTTCACCATGATGATGATCCAAGATGGTGGCCCGGCTAACTTGTTTTGGCCACTCCGGATCAAAATGGTGCTATTATTTAGCCTCACTTTTCAAGGTTCACATTATGTGCTCCCTGGACAATAAATTGCACTACAGCTGACTTCAGTGGACCACACGGCGAGAGTTTAGAGACTGCTGTGtctttgtggtggtgtgtgtatctacataaACATGGAATAGTGCAAGAACTCTCTGCTTGTTTCTAATTACTGCTCATCACTAGTGGAATTTGTgacttcaggactgttttgagtgcactgactagCAGATGTTCAGGTAGGCAGCAGTAGAAATGGCCTTAAAACGGCATCCCAGAGAACCCTAGGCCTCAGGTGCTAGGACTCCTTTCTGGCCCACTAGCCCTTAAGCGCTGGCCAGCCACCCAGATTTTACATGGAGGGATTTTTACCTTCTTTTCCAGCCTCAGCAGGCCAGGCATGGGCCATCTACTTTGCAAGCACTGCAACGGCTTAACCTATGAGATTGTAGGCCTTCCCTATAAGGCCAATGTGGCCCAACAGGGCCTCAGTGGAATGCCGACTTTCTCCATGAAGGGTAGAGATAACCTGCGAGTGTCTCTTCAACCCTAGGCATTGCCGAATACCCATGTTCATCAAGGTCCACAATGGCTGAATAGTCAGCAGTGGCTGAGGAAAACAGTCAGGCAGAATAAGGATTATTCCACAACCGCAACACCTCAGTGTGGAGGTATGGGAAAAAGTGAGATGCCTGCATAGAGGTGGAAGGCAGTGTGAAGTTAGTCAGAGACTGTCAAGCTCATAACGGACATAGTGAACACTAAACAATGTACCAAGAGCAaacaaattccttgtgtgtctgtgcacatctggtaaataaaactgattctgattctgatacaATCCAGATTTTTGCTAaattaaaagtttttatttttacgtatatatttttaaatatatttttagcatacatactgacttatatatatgtatgtatttgaaTACTTACAAAAACTTAGGAAAATGATGAATTAAGAAATCAAATTAATATGCTTACATAATTAATTcagacatttgtttgtttgtattaagtgaaaaaaataacattcaacatgtatgttataaaatgtacaattgtttttattatttaaagactATCAGAACTTGCATATGGACATTGGCTCTGACCTGACATGATAGGGGAGCAAGTTAACCTGCCATAAAATGATTTCTGGGTTGCCCAAACAGATTGAGACACATGCACATTAAAAGATACTTAGGAATGAGTTAATAATCCATTTTGAAGCGACTTTTGTCAGCAGAAAAATTCCAATAAATAGTCAGTCTCTCTGTGGAATCATCACAAACCACCAGCCATGAGAGCTGTTGTGCTTGCCCTGACTCTGGCCCTTGTGGGTAAGTCATGATGTGAATTTGGTCATTatatgatagtgatgatagaTATGatagtgattttattttctaaaatggAATTAATTCTATTCACTAAGATGAAAATTTTCAGAATATCAATGTGGTATAAcgttgttcttttttcttttttgtttagcGAGTCATCAGATTAACCTTggtaaataaagttttttttaaatacatgatATGATAGTAATGTAACATATCATGAGACTAAAAATGTTCTCCAATATGATCAGTTCCAGAGTTTGCTGCAGGTAAGACCTTTGTGTACAAGTATGAGGGTTTGCTCTTGGGAGGTCTGCCTCAGGAGGGTCTGGCCAAGGCTGGTGTAAAAGTCAGCAGCAAGGTTCACATCAGTGCTGTAGCACAGAATACCTTCCTCATGAAGgtaaatgtattgtttattgcATAGATGTTGTCGACAAGAAAGGCATTCATTGTAAATCTGTATCTTGAACTAAATGTTGCAATTCTTTTACCCACAGCTCTTGAACCCTCAGCTCTTCGAGTACACTGGTATCTGGCCTCAGGATGCTTTTAAACCTGCTACAAAGCTCACCTCAGCACTAAATGCTCAGCTTGTCATTCCCATCAAATATGAGTATGCTAACGGTGTGGTAGGTAAAATATTTGCCCCTGCTAGAGTCTCTGCTACTGTTCTGAATCTGCACAGAGGTATCCTCAACATCCTTCAGCTCAACCTCAAGAACACACAGAATGTGTATGAGCTGCATGAGGTAAACATGAGTGATAATCATCATCAGTGGTGTTCATTTCTGACCTGACATGTTAGCTAAATCTATTTCATTCTCAAAGGCTGGAACTCAGGGAGTCTGCAAGACCCACTACATGATCAGTGAGGATGTAAAGACCCATCAGATTACTGTGAGAAAGTCCAAAGACCTGACCAACTGCCATGAAAGAGTTATGAAAGATATTGGTTTAGCTTACACTGAAACCTGTGATGAATGCCAGCAGGTAATTTCTAAAGCTATgaatcatgtgtgtctttgcaagGGTACAGTAACACTTTCTGTAACTTCTTAATGTAATTTCCTCATCACAGAGGCTTAAGAGTCTGTCTGGGACTGCAACATTCAGGTACATCATGAAGCCCACTGATACAGGAGCTCTGGTCTCTGAGGCTACAGTTGAAGAGGTTCATCAGTTCtcactcttaaacacacaaactgGAGCAGCTCAAATGAGAACCAAGTATGATCTATACACTGTTATTTATGTCATGGCACAGCAATTATGAAATATAATTCTATAATTCATATATTGTACTCTTAAATTCAATACTACTGTAATATTTCTCATTTCAGGCAAATGCTGACTTTACAGGAAGTGCAGAACGCCCCCATTGCTCCCCATTCAGGTGAATACTTGAGCCGTGGATCCCTGCGGTATGAATTTGCTACTGAGATTCTTCAAACCCCCATTCAACTTCTGAAGATCAATAATGCACAGGCCCAGGTATGCTTATTAGGTTAGATTTAAGCAATATTGCAGGAGCAAGAGTGTATGATAAAATAGTGCTTGAATTGTTGTTCTTGTGGAGTACACAGACAAAAGGATCAATACAAATGGTGAAAGGGACcagtgctgttataataaatattagaatACTGCATGACCATCCAAATTAGGGGACCAGAGCTAACTGTTCTGAAATCTTATTAAAGGGATTTTCTATTTTGAAGAAATATTGTACTTTATCAGAAtagaactttttattttattttattatactttCTTGTTTATTATCTTACAGATTGTAGAGGTCTTGCAGCATCTGGTTACAAATAACATGGTTATGGCTCATGAGGACGCTCCTCTGAAGTTTGTCCAACTTGTCCAGCTCATGCGTGTAGCTACTTTGGAGAATATTGAAGCCATCTGGGCTCAGTACAAGACCAAACCTCTTCACAGGTGAGGTTATATGAATATAACCATAAAAGTACAGTTTAAAGTaaagttttatttgattttctaAAATCCTTTTTGTGGCAGGCGGTGGATTTTGGATGCACTTCCTGTTGTGGGTACAACAGTAGCTTTGAGATTCATCAAGGAGAAGTTTCAAGCTGATGAGTTTGCTGTCCATGAATTCACTCAGACCCTTCTGGTTGCTTTGCACATGGCCACCGCTAATCAAGATGCTATCCACCTCACTGCTGTGAGTGGAAAATGTTCATGTAAAGTATTTAATGTCCAGAAGaactattataaattattttaatcttCTCCTCATTAAACAGAATCTGGCTTCAAACCCCAAAGTCAAGAAAAATCCAGTGCTGCGTAAAGTTATCATGCTCGGCTATGGTTCCATGATTGCCAAATACTGTGCTGAAGTACCTACATGTCCTGCTGATCTTCTTAAGGTAAAGCTTCTGTTTATTCATGCACATTTGTATAGACAatttgaaatataaaattaatcgtACAGTTATGGAAGAATTGCTCTTATGCTCAAATGCAATAGGAAGATTGTGAggttaattttgttttttcattattaGCCAATCCATGAAAGTGCTGCTGAGGCTATTTCCAAGGGTGATCACCGTGAACTCACACTGGCTCTTAAAGTTATGGGCAATGCTGGACATCCTGCCAGCCTTAAAACCATCATGAAACTCCTGCCTGGATTTGGAAACGCTGCTGCTGCCGTTTCCCTGAGGGTCCAGATTGATGCCATCCTGGCTCTTAGGAACATTGCCAAGAAGGAACCAAAGATGGTTAGTATGTGATGATGTCTGAACACAAGAGATGTTAAAAATGATCCTGTTCCAGAAGTTTAAATcacacaatttatttgtttcaggTTCAGCCAGTGGCACTGCAACTTTTCATGGACAAGGCTCTCCATCCTGAACTGCGCATGGTTGCTTGTATTGTGCTCTTCGAGACCAAACCATCAGTAGCCCTAATGGCCACACTTGGTGGTGCTTTGGAGAAGGAGACCAACATGCATGTTGTCAGTTTTGTTTATTCTCATATCAAGTCTCTGACCAGAAGCATGGCTCCTGATTATATGCATGTGTAAGATTGCTGTACATTTTATGAGAACAGTTCATTCATATAGGTATGAATCTAAACCACAAGTAACCACTTTTTATGGATTTTGCAGGGCTGCTGCAGCAAATGTTGCCTTCAGGATGTTGAGCCCCAAACTGGACAGACTGAGTCACCATTTTAGCAGAGCCATCCATTACGATCTCTACATCTGTatgttttaatatgtttttgaTTGCATTACATTCAGTATGTTTCAGGGGAAAAGGATTTTGTAAATACAAATGTTTGTACTTTCTGTTTCAAGCTCCTTTCATGGTTGGTGCTGCTGGTAGCGCTTACTTGATcaatgatgctgccaccaccttGCCCAGAGCTGTTGTGACTAGAGCACGGGCCTACCTGGCTGGAGCTGCTGCTGATGTTCTTGAGGTACAAATATCCCTCTTAAAGGATATTGAGTTCATTAAGATGAGGGAATGTTGTCTTTTTTCGACCGCTGGCAATACCATTCATTGGTTTATGTCAACCAGGTTGGTGTGAGAACTGAAGGACTCCACGAAGCTCTGCAGAAGTCTCATGCTGTAAATGAAAATGCTGACCGCATCACTAATATAAAGCGCACCATTAAAGCTGTAAGCTACTTTTAACAATATATCAATGTAATTCTTCTGCTGTGTAGTTTGAGCTATACTAAATGTATGATATATACCTTTCCTCTGTTTGTACTCCAAGCTGAGGGATTGGAAGTCTATGCCAGAAAATCAACAACTAGCTTCCATCTATGTCAAAGTTTTTGGACAGGAAATTGCTTTTGCCAACATTGACAAAGCCTTCATTGACAAAATGATCATTGAACAAGCAACACAGGTATTTCCATTCATTCCTTTTATTTATGCAACACCAAACTGTTCTATAAGATTGCAATGAAAATTagagtaaaaatatataatataaatgagtATTCTCTAACTCATATTTATTAGACTTGATGTACAGGTTGTAGTTTGAATACCcttgaaataaataattggGATTAAAATTAAATCTGATCTAATGTACAATCTACAGCTTGCCACTGGACCACAAGGTCGTGAACTGCTGAAAGAGGCTGTTAAGGCGTTGCAGAAAGGTATTGCCTTCCAGTATGCCAAGCCCCTGCTGGCAGCTGAGGTGCGTCGTATTCTGCCTAGTTCTCTTGGTGTACCAATGGAGCTTGGTTATTACACTGCTGCTGTTGCTACTGCAGCTCTCAATGGTACGGTTTTCTACTTATTTTTAACCTACAAATGTCAAGCATGTAAATGTATTCATCTGTCTGACAGAATGATTTCTTACATTCAGTTCAGGGAACTATTACTCCTTCTTTACCTGAGGATCCAGAGACACTCTCTCTTGATCAGTTGATGAAGACTGATTTCCAGTTGCAGGCTGAGGCCAGACCAAGGTACACTTTCAAAATGACAATTTACAAACAGAATTTTTCAATAGAACTGGGAAAATTATATGACATTAAAGGAACCTTCTTCTGCTTTCAGCGTTGCCCTCCAGACATTTGCTGTAATTGGAGTGAACACTGCCTTGATTCAGGCTGCTGTTATGGCCAGAGGAAAGATACAAACTGTTATACCATCAAAAGTGGACATAAGAGCGGACCTTCCAAAGGGCAATGTAAAGCTGGAGGTTCTGCCTGCTGCTGTTCCTGATCAAATTGCTGCTGTCAGGTAAGAGAATGACAACGGATCATTTCAATctgagtataaaaataaaaattaggaTTCAtataaaagaagaaacaaaaatgcaaacaaacaaacaaaacaaaaaagacactACCAACAACAAAAATCTAATTCTCTGTGGTTTCCTCAGCTTTGAGACCGTTGCTGTGTCCAGAAACACTGAGGACCTCCCCAATGAGAGAGTCATGTCTCTGGCTCCTCCAGCATCCTCTGATGCTGCACAATGGTTGATTCCTGCTTCATTTCAGAAGAccttgtgtggtgtttgtcctTATATTCAAATCAAAGGATGTGTTGAGATTGCCTCCCAGAATGCTGGCTTTATGGCATCAAATCCTCTGTATTATATTATTGGACAACACTCAGCTAAAATTTCAGTGGCAAGAGGTAATTAAAGAATTCAAAATCTTTGACTGTAGTTGAATTCATACAAgtttaaagacattaaagaaatACTGTTTTTTATGCTTCAGGTGATGGTCCTGCCCTTGAAAGACTGGAGCTTGAGGTACAAGTTGGCCCTAAGGCAGCTGAGAAGCTTATGAAAGAAATCAGCCTTGTTGATGTTGAAAATCCTGAAGAAAGTACCATCCTGTTGAAACTGAGAGAAATTCTGGAGGGTGGACAGAGGAATAGCAGCTCCAGCTCAAAGAGCTCCTCATCCTCTGGCAGCAGCAGCAAGAGTGTTAGCAACAGTAggagtagcagcagcagtaggagTAGCAGGAACAGCAGGCGTACTAGCAGCAGTAGGAGTTCTAAGAGCAGCTCTATGAGTTCTTCCAGTGCTCGGGTGTCCAAGGTAAAACATGAGCAGATGACTTGGCAGAAAATATATGGctcagctttttttctttttcacttgcCCTCTATAAGTCATTCATGTCAGATTACAATGTGTTCCATTGGTGAAATTAGTTCTTTACTGTTTTTCCTTAGAACACAAATGCATATCATCAGTTCCAGAAATTCCATAAGGATCGGGTAATTCCAGAGGAATCCTAAgaattttttgtatattttaaatgtatttaattatttatttaatttacaagAAATAAGTTgttaaattttataataattaaaaaaacattttttagtacatcacatcacagggaACATCAAAGGCCAGCAGCTCATCTAGCATTGAGACTCTACAGAGAAAGGTAAAATAACATTTGAGGCAGGAGTTAATAGAAATCTTAATAGATACCCTAACTCCTTCTATCATATATCATGATCCATGTTCATGATCATTTCAGTCTAAGATACTCGGAGATGAATTTCCACCCTTTTTTGCCATCATCGCTCGTGTCGTTAGAGCTGACCGCAAGCTGGGATACCAGATTGCTGCTTACTTGGACAAGCCCACTTCAAGAGTACAGGTTGTGTTTGCCTCCATCTCTGAACATGACAAATGGAAGATTTGTGCTGATGCTATTCTACCAAGCAAGCATAAATTTGCTGTAAGTTGAAACAAGTCTTTTAAAAAGTCTTTgtaaactcttttttttctgcatttaatTCTGTATTGTTTATACTGATCAAATATTCTCTATATTAGGCCAAGCTTGCTATTGGTGAGCAGTGCCAAGGATATTCTGTAGCTTTCAAGGCTGAAACTGGTCTGCATGAGACACATCCTGCTGCTCGTTTGGAATGGGACTGGAACAGAGCCCCATCTGTTGATATCCCCTATGTTAAGAGGTATTAAAAAATCAGAGTAGCtaatgtattattgtgtgttaaaattgaaacattaaaaagtaccatgttaattatattttaatattcttcTTCTCCCAACAGGGCAAGGGAGTTCATCTTTAATGTAGCTCCCCTTGCTGGAATTAATGCTGACAGAGCTGAtaacaaagagagacagatcaaTGTAATTCTTGCCCTACCCACTCAAAAGTCTCTAAACATTATTTTTAGGATTCCAAAGGTGAGAATTATGGCTAGTAAAGTCTTGGTTGGTTTAATAtttgcaaataaatatttaacattttaatgtgGTTTATCTTCCAGATGACACTGTCAAAGCAAGATGTGCCTCTTCCTATTGCCCTGCCCATTGAACAAGATGGATCCATTCCAGGTCTCCAGAATTTTGACATTCAAGCCATTGTTGAGGAATGGCTGAATAATAACAGAGAAAACTGACTCATTTCATTATAAGtatgtaaattaattaaatcaaataaacagcATCCAAAAGGCAAAAATGTTTTATCGATTTGTGActttgtgtctgtattttattgtcCATTAAGTTGGTCAAACTTCCAAATCAGAGCTTCTCCCCGGTACTCTATAAATGTAGAAAACATTGTGGTATATTTTATGTGCACCAATTAAATACATCATAAGAATGAACAACAATGAAATAAGCATGAACAACTTTTCCAAAACATTTTGACCAGATTTACACAAGTATTCAGACATCtttctatttacatttcattccaTTATCTTTGAGATTTTACAATTGAATTA from Hemibagrus wyckioides isolate EC202008001 linkage group LG10, SWU_Hwy_1.0, whole genome shotgun sequence carries:
- the LOC131360103 gene encoding vitellogenin-like — encoded protein: MRAVVLALTLALVASHQINLVPEFAAGKTFVYKYEGLLLGGLPQEGLAKAGVKVSSKVHISAVAQNTFLMKLLNPQLFEYTGIWPQDAFKPATKLTSALNAQLVIPIKYEYANGVVGKIFAPARVSATVLNLHRGILNILQLNLKNTQNVYELHEAGTQGVCKTHYMISEDVKTHQITVRKSKDLTNCHERVMKDIGLAYTETCDECQQRLKSLSGTATFRYIMKPTDTGALVSEATVEEVHQFSLLNTQTGAAQMRTKQMLTLQEVQNAPIAPHSGEYLSRGSLRYEFATEILQTPIQLLKINNAQAQIVEVLQHLVTNNMVMAHEDAPLKFVQLVQLMRVATLENIEAIWAQYKTKPLHRRWILDALPVVGTTVALRFIKEKFQADEFAVHEFTQTLLVALHMATANQDAIHLTANLASNPKVKKNPVLRKVIMLGYGSMIAKYCAEVPTCPADLLKPIHESAAEAISKGDHRELTLALKVMGNAGHPASLKTIMKLLPGFGNAAAAVSLRVQIDAILALRNIAKKEPKMVQPVALQLFMDKALHPELRMVACIVLFETKPSVALMATLGGALEKETNMHVVSFVYSHIKSLTRSMAPDYMHVAAAANVAFRMLSPKLDRLSHHFSRAIHYDLYISPFMVGAAGSAYLINDAATTLPRAVVTRARAYLAGAAADVLEVGVRTEGLHEALQKSHAVNENADRITNIKRTIKALRDWKSMPENQQLASIYVKVFGQEIAFANIDKAFIDKMIIEQATQLATGPQGRELLKEAVKALQKGIAFQYAKPLLAAEVRRILPSSLGVPMELGYYTAAVATAALNVQGTITPSLPEDPETLSLDQLMKTDFQLQAEARPSVALQTFAVIGVNTALIQAAVMARGKIQTVIPSKVDIRADLPKGNVKLEVLPAAVPDQIAAVSFETVAVSRNTEDLPNERVMSLAPPASSDAAQWLIPASFQKTLCGVCPYIQIKGCVEIASQNAGFMASNPLYYIIGQHSAKISVARGDGPALERLELEVQVGPKAAEKLMKEISLVDVENPEESTILLKLREILEGGQRNSSSSSKSSSSSGSSSKSVSNSRSSSSSRSSRNSRRTSSSRSSKSSSMSSSSARVSKNTNAYHQFQKFHKDRYITSQGTSKASSSSSIETLQRKSKILGDEFPPFFAIIARVVRADRKLGYQIAAYLDKPTSRVQVVFASISEHDKWKICADAILPSKHKFAAKLAIGEQCQGYSVAFKAETGLHETHPAARLEWDWNRAPSVDIPYVKRAREFIFNVAPLAGINADRADNKERQINVILALPTQKSLNIIFRIPKMTLSKQDVPLPIALPIEQDGSIPGLQNFDIQAIVEEWLNNNREN